One Artemia franciscana chromosome 6, ASM3288406v1, whole genome shotgun sequence DNA window includes the following coding sequences:
- the LOC136028423 gene encoding uncharacterized protein LOC136028423 — protein MRLCARILLFWTLRFLFDKMANRNAILIRPHWTATNSFSLPILSEVNGKNTVRGSIGIAVPVLLFLDSLWDETAGHFQSKRSIVEDQLQVFKTAEMLLGAMGVDGKACLLRTICEIQNHPIGEISVVGAILTALLTPKYGDDEFLRDYLEAERVGQLKDATIDSCGDNYPKCPMSLFNLFEDWSQKHTNDKPLPIYADGVRLHYSGGADMDEDIDKVPLEAHYLMHID, from the exons tgGCAAATCGTAATGCTATTTTGATCCGACCACATTGGACAGCAACAAACTCTTTTTCATTGCCTATACTCTCAGAGGTGAATGGGAAGAACACAGTTCGAGGCTCTATTGGAATTGCGGTTCCAGTTCTATTGTTCCTTGATTCACTCTGGGATGAAACTGCTGGCCACTTTCAATCCAAAAG gagtatAGTGGAAGACCAGCTACAGGTTTTCAAGACAGCAGAAATGCTATTAGGGGCAATGGGGGTTGATGGAAAAGCGTGCCTGCTACGGACGATATGTGAAATTCAAAACCATCCTATCGGAGAGATATCGGTGGTTGGGGCAATTTTAACAGCTCTTCTTAC gCCAAAGTATGGGGATGATGAATTTCTCCGTGATTATTTAGAGGCTGAGCGTGTTGGCCAATTAAAAGACGCAACAATTGATTCTTGTGGTGATAATTATCCGAAGTGTCCCATGtcattgtttaatttatttgagGACTGGAGCCAAAAGCATACAAATGATAAACCTCTTCCAATATATGCAGACGGTGTAAGATTGCACTATAGTGGAGGAGCGGATATGGATGAAGACATTGATAAAGTGCCACTGGAGGCTCATTACTTGATGCACATTGATTAA